The proteins below come from a single Drosophila suzukii chromosome X, CBGP_Dsuzu_IsoJpt1.0, whole genome shotgun sequence genomic window:
- the OtopLa gene encoding proton channel OtopLc isoform X3, which translates to MQRCPYIHEMRERLLDQPRETPQLENMERATLLDNRQSASESNQLQGDGYHTSPAHQRTPLVPHDLGEDFNLDFDDDFPIDARRPKNANGKHPAVLTRPQQRVCYTFKPNPNKFSFMPAKITVQGTYETNPITGPIELWTSLFIVTSLVYAILLIVVCIAYVISDVTTHRLPVLYYETFFTYLYGVSILFLLYVFCFLLQESSCCNGGNGGSKPKPQPKEKKSKKAKNADPADSKEAKGSKDSGKAAKGAAYQHTMAKFLEAPVDAEVAVTPKNVRKRKTTHSDLTHGSFFLRVGAIAFGLGAMIYIGLEFGSFFEIPFDSPCHHILIGVNPLLQMIFTFMQMYFIFMNARLNIHRFKVIARFGLMHVVATNICVWIRTLVKESLLEITIYHQKHEPEAGASSIAHSIRQHALRHAGTVLRTHAGPNSEFEVLDGEDLLPKDGYKGDNVLSKLVRNTVNGISKSLGMGGDQVVTSSTTTTTRAPFTTPNYQWHSTTMARKLKKFITSATTAATTAAGSSSSTSSTTISPTTSSTTIPPTTSSTTISPSTTFNPFSTTAALNLETSGSDSPFGGLQRVLSSVAPPSLAPVDGFGSAATPTPVSGPGSFVDSFLTSTLSPASSTEGSASIMNNLFGQGPMENSFQTYTDLGHEEATGLVSFENLESLDNIYPAALSSNIGTLNSTACGRIDIMGTIVYDSAPYLYPFIIEYSLIGAVVLYVMWKHIGRYPGRMNDEDLEHRLEVMLSRRAVAMAQQARSGRVDCVGSSKGLFFGLLLLVGALICLILFFVLVRHQQFSLLAIYLADASHCILMAFAILAIIIGFIRVKNLKFRCEEQSNLNDILLRISAFGLFTYSVFSIIAGSLKVLESEPSLLVTTTGGVAVFQVILQLLFIADVSRRRVHLPEHDRSKPGRQIVTFLLICNVAMFAIYTFEAQKVFANPVSRYVQLEFYGFVPWSIIQRITLPLCIFHRFHSAVTLAEIWKTTYKARLE; encoded by the exons ATGCAGCGGTGTCCCTACATTCATGAGATGCGCGAAAGATTACTGGACCAGCCACGGGAGACACCTCAACTGGAGAACATGGAGCGGGCCACTCTGCTCGACAACCGCCAATCGGCATCCGAATCCAACCAG CTGCAGGGCGATGGATATCACACAAGCCCTGCACACCAACGCACCCCACTAGTGCCTCACGATCTCGGCGAAGACTTTAACTTGGATTTTGACGACGACTTTCCGATCGACGCCCGACGACCGAAAAATGCCAA CGGCAAACATCCAGCGGTTCTGACGCGCCCACAGCAAAG GGTTTGCTACACGTTCAAGCCAAATCCAAATAAGTTCAGTTTTATGCCAGCGAAAATAACGGTACAGGGCACATATGAAACCAATCCGATAACGGGACCCATCGAACTATG GACATCCCTGTTCATCGTGACCAGTCTGGTGTACGCGATCCTCCTGATCGTCGTCTGCATCGCATACGTAATCAGCGATGTAACCACCCACCGACTGCCGGTTCTGTACTACGAGACGTTCTTCACATATCTGTACGGCGTCAGCATACTCTTCCTCCTCTACGTCTTCTGTTTCCTGCTGCAGG AGAGCTCTTGCTGCAATGGCGGCAATGGTGGCAGCAAACCGAAACCCCAACCTAAGGAGAAGAAGTCGAAGAAAGCCAAAAATGCCGATCCGGCCGATTCGAAGGAAGCGAAGGGCTCAAAGGACTCTGGCAAGGCAGCCAAGGGCGCCGCATATCAG CATACGATGGCCAAGTTTCTG GAAGCACCCGTGGACGCCGAGGTGGCCGTCACCCCGAAGAATGTGCGTAAGCGCAAGACTACCCACAGTGATCTGACGCACGGCAGCTTTTTCCTGCGCGTGGGAGCCATTG CTTTTGGACTTGGCGCCATGATTTATATTGGCCTAGAGTTTGGATCGTTCTTCGAAATTCCCTTCGATTCGCCGTGCCATCATATCCTGATCGGCGTAAATCCACTGCTCCAGATGATTTTCACCTTCATGCAGATGTATTTTATATTCATGAATGCCCGG CTGAACATCCACCGCTTCAAGGTGATCGCCCGCTTTGGCTTGATGCACGTAGTGGCCACCAACATCTGCGTGTGGATACGCACCCTGGTGAAGGAGTCCCTGCTTGAGATCACGATCTATCACCAGAAGCACGAGCCAGAGGCGGGAGCCTCCTCCATAGCCCACTCAATAAGGCAGCACGCCCTTCGCCACGCCGGAACCGTGCTGAGGACCCACGCGGGACCCAACAGCGAGTTCGAGGTCCTCGACGGCGAGGACCTCCTGCCCAAGGACGGATACAAGGGCGACAACGTGCTGTCCAAGCTGGTTCGCAATACCGTCAACGGTATTTCGAAGAGCCTGGGCATGGGTGGTGACCAGGTGGTcaccagcagcaccaccacgaCCACGAGGGCCCCGTTCACCACTCCGAATTACCAATGGCACAGCACTACTATGGCCCGCAAGTTGAAGAAGTTTATCACCAGCGCCACCACCGCGGCCACCACGGCGGCGGGCAGCAGTAGCTCcaccagcagcaccaccaTCTCACCGACCACCAGTAGCACCACCATTCCGCCGACCACCAGTAGCACCACCATCTCACCGAGTACCACCTTCAATCCATTTAGCACCACTGCCGCCCTGAATCTCGAGACCAGCGGCAGCGACTCGCCCTTTGGCGGCTTGCAGCGCGTTCTCTCCAGCGTCGCTCCGCCGAGCCTGGCGCCAGTCGATGGGTTCGGTTccgctgccacgcccactcccgTTTCCGGTCCCGGCTCCTTTGTGGATTCCTTCCTGACCAGCACCCTGAGCCCAGCCAGCAGCACCGAGGGCTCGGCCAGCATAATGAACAACCTGTTCGGCCAGGGCCCCATGGAGAACAGCTTCCAGACGTACACCGACCTAGGCCACGAGGAGGCCACCGGGCTGGTCAGCTTCGAGAACCTGGAGAGCCTGGACAACATATACCCGGCGGCGCTGTCCTCCAATATCGGCACACTCAACTCCACCGCCTGCGGACGCATCGACATCATGGGCACCATTGTCTACGACTCGGCGCCCTACCTGTATCCGTTCATCATCGAGTACTCGCTGATCGGGGCGGTGGTGTTGTATGTCATGTGGAAGCACATCGGCCGCTACCCAGGGCGCATGAACGACGAGGACCTGGAGCACCGGCTGGAGGTGATGCTCTCGCGGAGGGCGGTGGCCATGGCGCAGCAGGCGCGATCCGGACGCGTTGACTGCGTAGGCTCGTCGAAGGGCCTGTTCTTCGGGCTCCTGCTGCTGGTCGGGGCCCTCATCTGCCTGATACTCTTCTTCGTCTTGGTGCGCCATCAGCAGTTCTCGCTGTTGGCCATTTACCTCGCCGACGCCAGCCACTGCATTCTGATGGCCTTCGCCATTCTGGCAATAATAATTGGATTCATCAG GGTCAAGAACCTGAAGTTCCGCTGCGAGGAGcagtcgaacctgaacgacatACTGCTGCGCATCTCGGCCTTCGGCCTGTTCACCTACTCCGTGTTCAGCATCATCGCCGGCAGCCTGAAGGTCCTGGAGAGCGAGCCCAGCCTGCTGGTGACGACCACCGGGGGCGTGGCCGTCTTCCAGGTGATCCTGCAGCTGCTCTTCATCGCGGACGTGTCCCGCCGCCGCGTCCACCTGCCGGAGCACGATCGCAGCAAGCCGGGCCGCCAGATCGTCACCTTCCTCCTCATCTGCAACGTGGCCATGTTCGCCATCTACACATTCGAAGCTCAAAAAGTATTCGCCAATCCTGTAAGTAGATAT GTTCAGCTGGAGTTTTACGGCTTCGTGCCCTGGTCGATCATCCAACGCATCACACTGCCCCTGTGCATCTTCCATCGGTTCCACAGCGCCGTGACACTCGCCGAGATCTGGAAGACCACCTACAAGGCACGCCTGGAGTAA
- the OtopLa gene encoding proton channel OtopLc isoform X11 yields MQRCPYIHEMRERLLDQPRETPQLENMERATLLDNRQSASESNQLQGDGYHTSPAHQRTPLVPHDLGEDFNLDFDDDFPIDARRPKNAKTSLFIVTSLVYAILLIVVCIAYVISDVTTHRLPVLYYETFFTYLYGVSILFLLYVFCFLLQESSCCNGGNGGSKPKPQPKEKKSKKAKNADPADSKEAKGSKDSGKAAKGAAYQHTMAKFLEAPVDAEVAVTPKNVRKRKTTHSDLTHGSFFLRVGAIAFGLGAMIYIGLEFGSFFEIPFDSPCHHILIGVNPLLQMIFTFMQMYFIFMNARLNIHRFKVIARFGLMHVVATNICVWIRTLVKESLLEITIYHQKHEPEAGASSIAHSIRQHALRHAGTVLRTHAGPNSEFEVLDGEDLLPKDGYKGDNVLSKLVRNTVNGISKSLGMGGDQVVTSSTTTTTRAPFTTPNYQWHSTTMARKLKKFITSATTAATTAAGSSSSTSSTTISPTTSSTTIPPTTSSTTISPSTTFNPFSTTAALNLETSGSDSPFGGLQRVLSSVAPPSLAPVDGFGSAATPTPVSGPGSFVDSFLTSTLSPASSTEGSASIMNNLFGQGPMENSFQTYTDLGHEEATGLVSFENLESLDNIYPAALSSNIGTLNSTACGRIDIMGTIVYDSAPYLYPFIIEYSLIGAVVLYVMWKHIGRYPGRMNDEDLEHRLEVMLSRRAVAMAQQARSGRVDCVGSSKGLFFGLLLLVGALICLILFFVLVRHQQFSLLAIYLADASHCILMAFAILAIIIGFIRVKNLKFRCEEQSNLNDILLRISAFGLFTYSVFSIIAGSLKVLESEPSLLVTTTGGVAVFQVILQLLFIADVSRRRVHLPEHDRSKPGRQIVTFLLICNVAMFAIYTFEAQKVFANPVSRYVQLEFYGFVPWSIIQRITLPLCIFHRFHSAVTLAEIWKTTYKARLE; encoded by the exons ATGCAGCGGTGTCCCTACATTCATGAGATGCGCGAAAGATTACTGGACCAGCCACGGGAGACACCTCAACTGGAGAACATGGAGCGGGCCACTCTGCTCGACAACCGCCAATCGGCATCCGAATCCAACCAG CTGCAGGGCGATGGATATCACACAAGCCCTGCACACCAACGCACCCCACTAGTGCCTCACGATCTCGGCGAAGACTTTAACTTGGATTTTGACGACGACTTTCCGATCGACGCCCGACGACCGAAAAATGCCAA GACATCCCTGTTCATCGTGACCAGTCTGGTGTACGCGATCCTCCTGATCGTCGTCTGCATCGCATACGTAATCAGCGATGTAACCACCCACCGACTGCCGGTTCTGTACTACGAGACGTTCTTCACATATCTGTACGGCGTCAGCATACTCTTCCTCCTCTACGTCTTCTGTTTCCTGCTGCAGG AGAGCTCTTGCTGCAATGGCGGCAATGGTGGCAGCAAACCGAAACCCCAACCTAAGGAGAAGAAGTCGAAGAAAGCCAAAAATGCCGATCCGGCCGATTCGAAGGAAGCGAAGGGCTCAAAGGACTCTGGCAAGGCAGCCAAGGGCGCCGCATATCAG CATACGATGGCCAAGTTTCTG GAAGCACCCGTGGACGCCGAGGTGGCCGTCACCCCGAAGAATGTGCGTAAGCGCAAGACTACCCACAGTGATCTGACGCACGGCAGCTTTTTCCTGCGCGTGGGAGCCATTG CTTTTGGACTTGGCGCCATGATTTATATTGGCCTAGAGTTTGGATCGTTCTTCGAAATTCCCTTCGATTCGCCGTGCCATCATATCCTGATCGGCGTAAATCCACTGCTCCAGATGATTTTCACCTTCATGCAGATGTATTTTATATTCATGAATGCCCGG CTGAACATCCACCGCTTCAAGGTGATCGCCCGCTTTGGCTTGATGCACGTAGTGGCCACCAACATCTGCGTGTGGATACGCACCCTGGTGAAGGAGTCCCTGCTTGAGATCACGATCTATCACCAGAAGCACGAGCCAGAGGCGGGAGCCTCCTCCATAGCCCACTCAATAAGGCAGCACGCCCTTCGCCACGCCGGAACCGTGCTGAGGACCCACGCGGGACCCAACAGCGAGTTCGAGGTCCTCGACGGCGAGGACCTCCTGCCCAAGGACGGATACAAGGGCGACAACGTGCTGTCCAAGCTGGTTCGCAATACCGTCAACGGTATTTCGAAGAGCCTGGGCATGGGTGGTGACCAGGTGGTcaccagcagcaccaccacgaCCACGAGGGCCCCGTTCACCACTCCGAATTACCAATGGCACAGCACTACTATGGCCCGCAAGTTGAAGAAGTTTATCACCAGCGCCACCACCGCGGCCACCACGGCGGCGGGCAGCAGTAGCTCcaccagcagcaccaccaTCTCACCGACCACCAGTAGCACCACCATTCCGCCGACCACCAGTAGCACCACCATCTCACCGAGTACCACCTTCAATCCATTTAGCACCACTGCCGCCCTGAATCTCGAGACCAGCGGCAGCGACTCGCCCTTTGGCGGCTTGCAGCGCGTTCTCTCCAGCGTCGCTCCGCCGAGCCTGGCGCCAGTCGATGGGTTCGGTTccgctgccacgcccactcccgTTTCCGGTCCCGGCTCCTTTGTGGATTCCTTCCTGACCAGCACCCTGAGCCCAGCCAGCAGCACCGAGGGCTCGGCCAGCATAATGAACAACCTGTTCGGCCAGGGCCCCATGGAGAACAGCTTCCAGACGTACACCGACCTAGGCCACGAGGAGGCCACCGGGCTGGTCAGCTTCGAGAACCTGGAGAGCCTGGACAACATATACCCGGCGGCGCTGTCCTCCAATATCGGCACACTCAACTCCACCGCCTGCGGACGCATCGACATCATGGGCACCATTGTCTACGACTCGGCGCCCTACCTGTATCCGTTCATCATCGAGTACTCGCTGATCGGGGCGGTGGTGTTGTATGTCATGTGGAAGCACATCGGCCGCTACCCAGGGCGCATGAACGACGAGGACCTGGAGCACCGGCTGGAGGTGATGCTCTCGCGGAGGGCGGTGGCCATGGCGCAGCAGGCGCGATCCGGACGCGTTGACTGCGTAGGCTCGTCGAAGGGCCTGTTCTTCGGGCTCCTGCTGCTGGTCGGGGCCCTCATCTGCCTGATACTCTTCTTCGTCTTGGTGCGCCATCAGCAGTTCTCGCTGTTGGCCATTTACCTCGCCGACGCCAGCCACTGCATTCTGATGGCCTTCGCCATTCTGGCAATAATAATTGGATTCATCAG GGTCAAGAACCTGAAGTTCCGCTGCGAGGAGcagtcgaacctgaacgacatACTGCTGCGCATCTCGGCCTTCGGCCTGTTCACCTACTCCGTGTTCAGCATCATCGCCGGCAGCCTGAAGGTCCTGGAGAGCGAGCCCAGCCTGCTGGTGACGACCACCGGGGGCGTGGCCGTCTTCCAGGTGATCCTGCAGCTGCTCTTCATCGCGGACGTGTCCCGCCGCCGCGTCCACCTGCCGGAGCACGATCGCAGCAAGCCGGGCCGCCAGATCGTCACCTTCCTCCTCATCTGCAACGTGGCCATGTTCGCCATCTACACATTCGAAGCTCAAAAAGTATTCGCCAATCCTGTAAGTAGATAT GTTCAGCTGGAGTTTTACGGCTTCGTGCCCTGGTCGATCATCCAACGCATCACACTGCCCCTGTGCATCTTCCATCGGTTCCACAGCGCCGTGACACTCGCCGAGATCTGGAAGACCACCTACAAGGCACGCCTGGAGTAA
- the OtopLa gene encoding proton channel OtopLc isoform X7: MQRCPYIHEMRERLLDQPRETPQLENMERATLLDNRQSASESNQLQGDGYHTSPAHQRTPLVPHDLGEDFNLDFDDDFPIDARRPKNAKVCYTFKPNPNKFSFMPAKITVQGTYETNPITGPIELWTSLFIVTSLVYAILLIVVCIAYVISDVTTHRLPVLYYETFFTYLYGVSILFLLYVFCFLLQESSCCNGGNGGSKPKPQPKEKKSKKAKNADPADSKEAKGSKDSGKAAKGAAYQHTMAKFLEAPVDAEVAVTPKNVRKRKTTHSDLTHGSFFLRVGAIAFGLGAMIYIGLEFGSFFEIPFDSPCHHILIGVNPLLQMIFTFMQMYFIFMNARLNIHRFKVIARFGLMHVVATNICVWIRTLVKESLLEITIYHQKHEPEAGASSIAHSIRQHALRHAGTVLRTHAGPNSEFEVLDGEDLLPKDGYKGDNVLSKLVRNTVNGISKSLGMGGDQVVTSSTTTTTRAPFTTPNYQWHSTTMARKLKKFITSATTAATTAAGSSSSTSSTTISPTTSSTTIPPTTSSTTISPSTTFNPFSTTAALNLETSGSDSPFGGLQRVLSSVAPPSLAPVDGFGSAATPTPVSGPGSFVDSFLTSTLSPASSTEGSASIMNNLFGQGPMENSFQTYTDLGHEEATGLVSFENLESLDNIYPAALSSNIGTLNSTACGRIDIMGTIVYDSAPYLYPFIIEYSLIGAVVLYVMWKHIGRYPGRMNDEDLEHRLEVMLSRRAVAMAQQARSGRVDCVGSSKGLFFGLLLLVGALICLILFFVLVRHQQFSLLAIYLADASHCILMAFAILAIIIGFIRVKNLKFRCEEQSNLNDILLRISAFGLFTYSVFSIIAGSLKVLESEPSLLVTTTGGVAVFQVILQLLFIADVSRRRVHLPEHDRSKPGRQIVTFLLICNVAMFAIYTFEAQKVFANPVQLEFYGFVPWSIIQRITLPLCIFHRFHSAVTLAEIWKTTYKARLE, translated from the exons ATGCAGCGGTGTCCCTACATTCATGAGATGCGCGAAAGATTACTGGACCAGCCACGGGAGACACCTCAACTGGAGAACATGGAGCGGGCCACTCTGCTCGACAACCGCCAATCGGCATCCGAATCCAACCAG CTGCAGGGCGATGGATATCACACAAGCCCTGCACACCAACGCACCCCACTAGTGCCTCACGATCTCGGCGAAGACTTTAACTTGGATTTTGACGACGACTTTCCGATCGACGCCCGACGACCGAAAAATGCCAA GGTTTGCTACACGTTCAAGCCAAATCCAAATAAGTTCAGTTTTATGCCAGCGAAAATAACGGTACAGGGCACATATGAAACCAATCCGATAACGGGACCCATCGAACTATG GACATCCCTGTTCATCGTGACCAGTCTGGTGTACGCGATCCTCCTGATCGTCGTCTGCATCGCATACGTAATCAGCGATGTAACCACCCACCGACTGCCGGTTCTGTACTACGAGACGTTCTTCACATATCTGTACGGCGTCAGCATACTCTTCCTCCTCTACGTCTTCTGTTTCCTGCTGCAGG AGAGCTCTTGCTGCAATGGCGGCAATGGTGGCAGCAAACCGAAACCCCAACCTAAGGAGAAGAAGTCGAAGAAAGCCAAAAATGCCGATCCGGCCGATTCGAAGGAAGCGAAGGGCTCAAAGGACTCTGGCAAGGCAGCCAAGGGCGCCGCATATCAG CATACGATGGCCAAGTTTCTG GAAGCACCCGTGGACGCCGAGGTGGCCGTCACCCCGAAGAATGTGCGTAAGCGCAAGACTACCCACAGTGATCTGACGCACGGCAGCTTTTTCCTGCGCGTGGGAGCCATTG CTTTTGGACTTGGCGCCATGATTTATATTGGCCTAGAGTTTGGATCGTTCTTCGAAATTCCCTTCGATTCGCCGTGCCATCATATCCTGATCGGCGTAAATCCACTGCTCCAGATGATTTTCACCTTCATGCAGATGTATTTTATATTCATGAATGCCCGG CTGAACATCCACCGCTTCAAGGTGATCGCCCGCTTTGGCTTGATGCACGTAGTGGCCACCAACATCTGCGTGTGGATACGCACCCTGGTGAAGGAGTCCCTGCTTGAGATCACGATCTATCACCAGAAGCACGAGCCAGAGGCGGGAGCCTCCTCCATAGCCCACTCAATAAGGCAGCACGCCCTTCGCCACGCCGGAACCGTGCTGAGGACCCACGCGGGACCCAACAGCGAGTTCGAGGTCCTCGACGGCGAGGACCTCCTGCCCAAGGACGGATACAAGGGCGACAACGTGCTGTCCAAGCTGGTTCGCAATACCGTCAACGGTATTTCGAAGAGCCTGGGCATGGGTGGTGACCAGGTGGTcaccagcagcaccaccacgaCCACGAGGGCCCCGTTCACCACTCCGAATTACCAATGGCACAGCACTACTATGGCCCGCAAGTTGAAGAAGTTTATCACCAGCGCCACCACCGCGGCCACCACGGCGGCGGGCAGCAGTAGCTCcaccagcagcaccaccaTCTCACCGACCACCAGTAGCACCACCATTCCGCCGACCACCAGTAGCACCACCATCTCACCGAGTACCACCTTCAATCCATTTAGCACCACTGCCGCCCTGAATCTCGAGACCAGCGGCAGCGACTCGCCCTTTGGCGGCTTGCAGCGCGTTCTCTCCAGCGTCGCTCCGCCGAGCCTGGCGCCAGTCGATGGGTTCGGTTccgctgccacgcccactcccgTTTCCGGTCCCGGCTCCTTTGTGGATTCCTTCCTGACCAGCACCCTGAGCCCAGCCAGCAGCACCGAGGGCTCGGCCAGCATAATGAACAACCTGTTCGGCCAGGGCCCCATGGAGAACAGCTTCCAGACGTACACCGACCTAGGCCACGAGGAGGCCACCGGGCTGGTCAGCTTCGAGAACCTGGAGAGCCTGGACAACATATACCCGGCGGCGCTGTCCTCCAATATCGGCACACTCAACTCCACCGCCTGCGGACGCATCGACATCATGGGCACCATTGTCTACGACTCGGCGCCCTACCTGTATCCGTTCATCATCGAGTACTCGCTGATCGGGGCGGTGGTGTTGTATGTCATGTGGAAGCACATCGGCCGCTACCCAGGGCGCATGAACGACGAGGACCTGGAGCACCGGCTGGAGGTGATGCTCTCGCGGAGGGCGGTGGCCATGGCGCAGCAGGCGCGATCCGGACGCGTTGACTGCGTAGGCTCGTCGAAGGGCCTGTTCTTCGGGCTCCTGCTGCTGGTCGGGGCCCTCATCTGCCTGATACTCTTCTTCGTCTTGGTGCGCCATCAGCAGTTCTCGCTGTTGGCCATTTACCTCGCCGACGCCAGCCACTGCATTCTGATGGCCTTCGCCATTCTGGCAATAATAATTGGATTCATCAG GGTCAAGAACCTGAAGTTCCGCTGCGAGGAGcagtcgaacctgaacgacatACTGCTGCGCATCTCGGCCTTCGGCCTGTTCACCTACTCCGTGTTCAGCATCATCGCCGGCAGCCTGAAGGTCCTGGAGAGCGAGCCCAGCCTGCTGGTGACGACCACCGGGGGCGTGGCCGTCTTCCAGGTGATCCTGCAGCTGCTCTTCATCGCGGACGTGTCCCGCCGCCGCGTCCACCTGCCGGAGCACGATCGCAGCAAGCCGGGCCGCCAGATCGTCACCTTCCTCCTCATCTGCAACGTGGCCATGTTCGCCATCTACACATTCGAAGCTCAAAAAGTATTCGCCAATCCT GTTCAGCTGGAGTTTTACGGCTTCGTGCCCTGGTCGATCATCCAACGCATCACACTGCCCCTGTGCATCTTCCATCGGTTCCACAGCGCCGTGACACTCGCCGAGATCTGGAAGACCACCTACAAGGCACGCCTGGAGTAA